In Aerococcus loyolae, a genomic segment contains:
- a CDS encoding CamS family sex pheromone protein, with protein sequence MKKRIQHMIVLGLASLSLLVACGRDAQPKSTAGQTQTTEESSSEEEESGKKNTLTEAYYPAAIKDGSYPLSNSRGTLSSRTSQANLENMERGLYELMKNAYPTDEYSLAEGQVLSKDKITSWLKPKSNDNPEGLNPEASAASDRDQFQPRYLNSILEYNLMQENGDDYDLKVISLGLAMNAEDRFQNKDSEETIEISRDQALQEGKAMAQTIVERIRQEGKYGQTPIQIALFYNDKQNSLGGGAYMAEAIAEPGAGLGKWKQYNRQYVVYGVDQAPREEDNTSFSRFRGEIESFFPELSGIVGVGQYDNGKLNGIDFHINTPFDGYTENIALVQHVIASLDAIYPKDVQMQVTVEGPSRMTANITRLSGQGKFQYTVY encoded by the coding sequence GTGAAAAAACGCATCCAACATATGATCGTGCTTGGCTTAGCGTCACTGAGCCTGTTAGTAGCTTGTGGGAGGGACGCCCAACCCAAATCAACCGCTGGGCAAACCCAAACCACGGAAGAATCAAGTAGTGAAGAGGAAGAAAGTGGTAAGAAGAATACCCTTACCGAGGCTTACTATCCTGCCGCTATCAAAGATGGCAGCTATCCCTTAAGTAACAGCCGGGGGACCCTGTCTAGTCGGACCAGCCAGGCCAACCTGGAAAATATGGAACGGGGCCTCTATGAATTAATGAAGAATGCCTATCCGACCGATGAGTATTCCTTGGCGGAAGGTCAAGTCCTATCCAAAGATAAGATCACTTCCTGGCTCAAGCCCAAGTCAAATGACAATCCTGAAGGGCTCAACCCTGAAGCCAGCGCCGCGAGCGACCGCGATCAATTCCAACCCCGTTATTTGAATTCCATCTTGGAATACAATTTAATGCAAGAAAATGGGGATGACTATGACTTGAAAGTCATTAGTCTCGGTCTGGCCATGAATGCCGAAGACCGCTTCCAAAACAAGGATAGCGAAGAAACCATAGAAATTAGCCGCGACCAAGCCCTCCAAGAAGGCAAGGCCATGGCCCAAACTATCGTGGAGCGTATCCGCCAAGAAGGCAAATACGGCCAAACCCCGATTCAAATCGCCCTTTTTTATAACGATAAGCAAAACAGTCTCGGGGGCGGGGCTTATATGGCAGAAGCCATTGCTGAACCAGGAGCAGGACTAGGTAAGTGGAAGCAATATAACCGCCAATACGTGGTCTACGGGGTCGACCAAGCCCCACGCGAGGAAGATAATACCTCATTCAGCCGCTTCCGTGGTGAAATCGAATCCTTCTTCCCTGAATTGAGCGGGATTGTGGGTGTCGGTCAATACGATAACGGCAAGCTCAATGGGATTGACTTCCATATCAACACCCCATTTGACGGCTATACCGAAAACATCGCTCTGGTCCAACACGTCATCGCTAGCCTGGACGCCATCTATCCCAAAGACGTGCAAATGCAGGTAACCGTTGAAGGCCCAAGCCGAATGACCGCCAACATCACCCGCCTGTCTGGCCAAGGCAAATTCCAATACACCGTTTATTAA
- the gatC gene encoding Asp-tRNA(Asn)/Glu-tRNA(Gln) amidotransferase subunit GatC, whose amino-acid sequence MSISEQDFKHVAQLAKLSFSDEEVGPMNDRFTEILDMVEQLSEVDTEGVEVMTHGINLKNIMRDDKPEAGTDRDLMLKNAPTKRDGFIVVPASFDESED is encoded by the coding sequence ATGTCTATCAGCGAACAAGACTTTAAACACGTGGCACAACTTGCAAAACTATCCTTTTCTGACGAAGAGGTAGGTCCCATGAACGACCGCTTTACTGAAATCCTCGACATGGTTGAACAACTCTCTGAAGTGGATACTGAAGGGGTTGAAGTCATGACCCACGGTATCAACCTAAAAAATATTATGCGCGATGATAAACCTGAAGCAGGTACCGATCGTGACTTAATGTTAAAAAATGCGCCAACCAAACGGGATGGCTTTATCGTCGTACCAGCCAGTTTTGATGAAAGTGAGGATTAA
- the gatA gene encoding Asp-tRNA(Asn)/Glu-tRNA(Gln) amidotransferase subunit GatA, protein MSRFDESIKGLNQQLVDGEITAVELVQSTIDRIKELDETYKAFLCLDEEGALAAAKASDEKGYSTDRPLQGIPVGIKDNIITEGIETTASSRILEGFVPVYQSAVVEALEAAGAITIGKLNLDEFAMGSSTETSYFGPSKNPWDTSRVPGGSSGGSAAAVASGEVVASLGSDTGGSIRQPAAYNGIVGMKPTYGRVSRWGLIAFGSSLDQIGPMTRTVEDNALVLNAIAGHDHRDSTTADIEVPDFTAQLGDSIEGLRIAVPEEFFTNGIEADVQDRVEKAIDQLESMGAIVEKVHFPLLKYGIPVYYIVASSEASSNLQRFDGVRYGYRADDIQDLEDLYVRSRSEGFGDEVKMRIMLGTFSLSSGYYDAYFKKAGKVRTMIRQEFEELFEKYDVVAGPVTTSTAFKFGEKSDDPIEMYLADLLTVPVNLAGLPSISVPCGFDSDNLPIGLQLIGNYFDEATLYKTAYAYEQATDHHTKHPE, encoded by the coding sequence ATGAGTCGATTTGATGAAAGCATTAAAGGCTTAAACCAACAATTGGTCGATGGAGAAATCACTGCCGTTGAATTGGTACAGTCTACCATTGACCGTATTAAGGAACTCGATGAAACTTACAAGGCCTTTCTTTGCTTAGATGAAGAAGGCGCTCTTGCAGCCGCAAAAGCCAGTGATGAAAAAGGCTATTCCACTGACCGTCCCCTACAAGGGATTCCAGTCGGGATTAAGGACAACATCATTACTGAAGGGATTGAAACGACCGCTTCTTCCCGTATTTTGGAAGGCTTCGTCCCCGTTTACCAATCCGCTGTGGTGGAAGCCTTAGAAGCCGCTGGTGCTATTACTATTGGTAAGTTAAACTTGGACGAATTTGCTATGGGGTCTTCTACAGAAACTTCTTACTTTGGACCAAGTAAAAACCCTTGGGACACCAGCCGGGTACCAGGTGGTTCTTCCGGTGGATCTGCAGCTGCTGTAGCCTCTGGTGAAGTTGTCGCTTCCCTAGGTTCTGACACCGGTGGTTCTATCCGCCAACCAGCCGCCTATAACGGGATTGTGGGGATGAAACCTACTTATGGTCGGGTATCACGCTGGGGCTTAATTGCCTTCGGGTCTTCCTTAGACCAAATTGGGCCAATGACTAGAACCGTTGAAGATAACGCCTTGGTACTTAACGCCATTGCCGGCCACGACCACCGTGACTCCACTACAGCTGACATTGAAGTGCCTGACTTCACCGCCCAATTAGGTGACAGTATTGAAGGTTTACGGATCGCTGTTCCTGAAGAATTCTTCACTAACGGAATTGAAGCCGACGTCCAAGACCGCGTAGAAAAAGCCATTGACCAACTTGAATCCATGGGAGCTATCGTGGAAAAAGTCCACTTCCCACTCTTAAAATACGGGATTCCAGTTTACTACATTGTGGCTTCTTCAGAAGCTTCTTCCAACTTGCAACGTTTTGACGGGGTTCGCTATGGCTACCGCGCTGACGACATCCAAGACCTGGAAGACCTTTATGTACGCAGCCGTTCAGAAGGTTTTGGTGACGAAGTGAAAATGCGGATTATGTTAGGGACCTTCTCCCTATCATCCGGTTACTATGACGCTTACTTCAAGAAAGCCGGTAAGGTCCGTACCATGATCCGTCAAGAATTTGAAGAACTCTTTGAAAAATATGATGTTGTTGCTGGTCCAGTAACCACCTCAACCGCCTTCAAATTCGGTGAAAAATCCGACGACCCAATCGAAATGTACTTAGCTGACCTCTTAACCGTTCCTGTGAACTTGGCCGGCCTACCAAGTATTTCGGTGCCTTGTGGGTTTGACAGCGATAACTTACCAATTGGTCTACAATTAATTGGTAACTACTTCGATGAAGCGACCTTGTACAAGACCGCTTATGCCTACGAACAAGCTACCGACCACCATACCAAACATCCAGAGTAG
- the gatB gene encoding Asp-tRNA(Asn)/Glu-tRNA(Gln) amidotransferase subunit GatB has product MNYESVIGLEIHVELKTQSKVFSPTPTSFGADPNTQTNVIDWGYPGVLPVTNHHAVEFGLRAALALNCEVNPVQSFDRKNYFYPDNPKAYQITQLDRPLGEHGYVDIELENGETKRIRIERIHLEEDAGKSIHDEGDTLVDLNRQGTPLVEIVSEADMRSPEEAYAYLEKIRETMMFIDVSDVKMEEGSMRCDANISLRPYGQEEFGTKTEIKNLNSFSNVRRGLAYEEKRQAQVLNRGDRVVQSTLRWDKDNQKTVLMRVKEGEADYRYFPEPDLPEFTVSEEWLDEIRKSIPEMPAERRKRYVEEYDLPDYDAMVLTQTLVMSDFFDEAVKLGGDPKQVSNWLMGEVSAYMNDNEKTLDEIGLTPENLTEMIDLIANGTISSKIGKKVFKHLAENGGSAKEYVEKEGLVQISDPETLLPMINEVIDNNPQSLEDYRAGKKKAMGYLVGQLMKQTKGQANPQVLNKLLKQELDKR; this is encoded by the coding sequence ATGAATTATGAATCAGTTATTGGCTTAGAGATCCACGTGGAATTAAAAACTCAATCCAAAGTTTTCTCCCCAACACCCACCAGTTTTGGTGCCGATCCTAATACCCAAACCAACGTTATTGACTGGGGTTACCCTGGTGTCCTACCAGTAACCAACCACCACGCCGTTGAATTTGGCTTACGGGCTGCTTTGGCTTTGAACTGTGAAGTGAACCCGGTCCAAAGCTTTGACCGGAAGAATTACTTCTATCCTGACAACCCTAAGGCCTACCAAATTACCCAATTAGACCGTCCTTTAGGGGAACACGGCTATGTGGATATTGAACTCGAAAACGGGGAAACCAAACGTATCCGCATTGAACGTATCCACTTAGAAGAAGACGCTGGGAAGAGTATCCACGATGAAGGCGATACCTTAGTGGACTTAAACCGCCAAGGAACTCCTTTAGTAGAAATTGTTTCTGAAGCTGACATGCGTTCACCAGAAGAAGCCTACGCTTACCTGGAAAAAATCCGCGAAACCATGATGTTTATCGATGTTTCTGACGTGAAGATGGAAGAAGGGTCCATGCGTTGTGACGCCAACATCTCCTTGCGCCCTTATGGCCAAGAAGAATTCGGGACCAAAACCGAAATTAAGAACCTTAACTCCTTCTCCAACGTCCGTCGCGGTTTAGCTTACGAAGAGAAACGTCAAGCCCAAGTCTTAAACCGTGGTGACCGGGTCGTTCAATCCACCCTCCGTTGGGACAAGGATAACCAAAAAACCGTCCTCATGCGGGTGAAAGAAGGGGAAGCCGACTACCGTTACTTCCCAGAACCTGACCTTCCTGAATTTACCGTTAGTGAAGAATGGTTGGACGAAATTAGAAAATCTATCCCAGAAATGCCAGCTGAACGTCGGAAACGCTATGTGGAAGAATACGACCTCCCAGACTATGATGCTATGGTCTTAACCCAAACCCTAGTCATGTCCGACTTCTTTGATGAAGCGGTTAAACTGGGTGGCGATCCTAAGCAAGTCTCCAACTGGTTGATGGGTGAAGTGTCCGCCTACATGAATGACAATGAAAAGACCTTAGATGAAATCGGACTAACTCCAGAGAACTTGACCGAAATGATCGACTTGATTGCCAATGGAACCATTTCTTCAAAAATTGGTAAGAAAGTCTTCAAGCACTTGGCCGAAAATGGCGGCTCTGCTAAGGAATATGTGGAAAAAGAAGGTCTGGTTCAAATTTCTGACCCAGAAACCTTGCTACCAATGATTAACGAAGTCATTGATAATAACCCACAATCCCTCGAAGACTACCGGGCTGGTAAGAAGAAAGCCATGGGTTACTTAGTTGGCCAATTGATGAAACAGACCAAGGGTCAAGCTAACCCACAAGTCTTAAACAAACTCTTAAAACAAGAATTAGATAAACGTTAA